ACAGATCACTTTCCTGgacgagtcacatataggggcaacagttactttaaaacaatcaaggactagtttgaggagctcgggttgatagaaagggtgaaggaatccccttttaaaaaaaaattcacggctgagaagttagacttctctgcatctctcatacatcaattaatgttgcgcaagatccagtgcatcaaagaggatgagttgcatttacatttgggatctagaccctcactacaacaattttgacattcaatgactccctacaatgtcttacacaaTTGGTGTAAGACAATAAAAATTAGGAGAGATTTTAaatgtcttatgttgggagacattgaaagtttttattaattactaaaattgtaagacattaaaagtgcaGGAAGACGTTGAAAATTTGGAGTCTAAATACGTTTCcggggggacatccaacgtctcccattgagAGACGTAGGACGCGTGGCATGTCTCCCCTTGGGAGAcgttatatgtaaaaaaaaaaaaaaaaaaatctgacaaTCACTTTTTCATAGTAAAAATTTCTCTCTCCCACGTTCTCATCTTTTAtactcattattattattattattattattattattattataaatcaaATCCTTTCAAATCCTCACTCTCTCCCACATTACTCTCATCTCTTACACTCCCATTAAATTTAATTCCCAcgtttctctctcttctctcatcatgtctatttttcaaactttttatattaaaaattaataataaatgacactacaagaaaaaatgcttttaataacaccaaaaatgtgttatcaaaacctacgataacactttctgatgtgttaagacagactatgttatcgtaggtcagggtactttacataacactttatcagtgttatacagatgtgttattgtactgtcaacgataacacaatttctgtgttattttaatatatagataagtgttgaattatgttatttatagtcgatactataacactttttttgtgttatactacactttagtataacactttttttgttttatactacactttagtataacattttttttgtgttatactacactttagtacaacactttttttgtgttatactacactttactataacacattttttgtgttatagtacactttagtataacacatgtgttatattaacttagagaaacataaatttttttaacttacacaaaactaggaaaacaaatatgaaagttgaagccaaataagataacataaatagatttttattaattactcaaatgtaattacaatatttagtctactagtctagtcttaagaaatcatattacaacataatttaagcccaatttagattcctttatcaccaaatacaaaacaagaaatatatacaaaaattagtgaaatacattcttccattctttgCATCAATATCTTGATGGCTTTGCAATTTCTTTGAAAGTGTTATGCTTCAAAAACAGGTCAGTAAATGCCACCCTCAAGTTCTTAACCTCTCTATCTAATTCACTTGGTGTCCTTTGCCTGCAAGATCCTAGAAAATGGAGTAGGATCCACAAAAAACTGAGATAAGTCTACAGATCAGTGCTTGAAgtatcatacaaaaataaaactgtAAAACCCACATAACTCTTACCATTTTCTGAAAGTTTTTTCAAGGCTAAAGTATGTATTCCATCTTTTAGATACCACAAATTGTCAAGAGCAGCAGCAACTAAATTACTTGTAACTAAACTATACTAAATTTCTATGACTAGAATGATAGTAAATGTAAAAGCAAATATTACATCCTTATGTTAAATTCAAGACTCTAGTGATTGACCTTAAATTAAAGAGTCATAAAAGAGTTTCAAAGAAATAGAAGaccttattgaaaacccaaatttCACCACTAATGTTTCAAATGCTAATTAAATAGAAATTTACAAAAGAACAATGCTCATAAATATCCAGTTTTGACATTAGACTCCAAATATCATAAAGTCAAATTTATATAAGAGGATTAGATAAAGCCAAAGCTTTACAACCTTAATTAACAATCAGAATACCTTCAAGACAGACTGCTTATTAGCTTTCTGAATGTGAATATTGGCAAGGAGAAGAATTAGATGTTCCCTCTGGTTGGCAACATTGCCTTCCTGGTTAGAAAACACATTATGAAAATTCAGAGAAGCATCAAAATATGAGCAATGCAGAAGAAAATAGCTAAAACAAGAAGTTACCTTTGTAAGTTTTATCAAACATTTAACAACCAGATCAGAGAACTTCTGATTTCTGACAGCAAATGTCTCATTTGATGCAGGTGAGGGCAACCTTGAAGGATCTAATGGACGTAAGAGATTGATGAGAACAACAAAGGATGAAGTTCGATCTGCATTATCTTGTAAAGTTGAATAACAAATCAGACTAAAATAAGACATCTGAGTCAAGATAAgaataaatgaaaaaaagaagaggGAAGAAATGAAATGGCAAGACTTATCCAGAATGTTTAGCATCAGAACATTCAGAGCTTTTAAAAGCTGGATGCCATCATCCATATGTGGAACTCTCTCATCCAATAGCCATAGAAGGAGCTCAGTAATTAGACTATCAAGAGTGCTTTCCTTGACAGCATAAGCCAGTCTCAGtaacatagggaatttataaataattattaatatatatatgatgaatTTTCTAAGAATATAGTCACTGGTCTGGTCTTATAGCAATGATATATAAAGTAATCCATGGTCAAATTTAATGAACAAGTTTAATGAAAAGAAAGGCAAACATACATGCATGGAACAACCTCACATACTGAATTCTGAGTAAGCCATTAATAGCAGAATTAACACTGATTAAATAATACTAGCCTGTGCTCTGAATAAATCATTGGTAGCAGAAGCAACAcagattaaattaaataatactaATGTAGTCACAATGATGAACAATAAGTTTTAAAGATACATAAAATATGCTTTCCAAGTCTTCAATAGCCATTAGTTCCATAACCACCACAACTGTACATGCAATTTTTATAAGAAGCACGTTGCAAATTCTAAACTTTTGTATAAGGAATTGAATAGGAGCTTCCAGAATCCTTCATAGTAAAGAGGAAGAAACTAAGAAAAAcaccaattttaataaataattaaaaagaaggATCACAGTTGCATCTTATTTTCCTAATTCGAATTAAAAGTAACCAAGTTTGGTAAaatctaaaaaagaaaaaaaaatgttcgGCTGACTGAAATTTTTATCATTCTACGAgtgcatgctttaaatcatttgAATGACAGAACAGTAATTTGAATATAATGTCCTACTTAATTTGCCATGTTCAGTGCTGGTATTGTATCAACACAAGTCTCTTATCTCAGTTCAGATTGGCTGGTAAATGAGAAAGGTTTCCTTCACATTCTTTTAATTCAGAGGAGCCAATACTATTACAAAACGAAGTGCAGGAATAATTAAGACATCCAAGAACCTTTTTTGTAAACTAGGTGGGAGTGTGGCTTTTAAAGATGAATTGTTCAGCCTTCTGTGGGAACTAATAATGTGTTTCCCAGCCTTCCTCAGGACTTGTAAAAAACCAGCAACCAAAAAGTAGTGGAAACGTGACATGGATGTAAGGTGATATGGAAATAAGTTCTACAAtgctattcattttcatttttattttattttatgttaaacTACATACAGGGGAGATGAGTGAGGACATGTGGGGAATGgagcttatttgaaaagaataatAACAATACAAGAGATTTTGCATAGTTATGTATATTAAAAGAAAGCAGCTATAAAAAGAACCTTGAATATTATAGGATTGCGACCTCCTGAGTAGTGTACATCTCACCAAAGTAGAGATATGTGCTTCCCTCACTCCTTTCGAATAACTCTGGATGATTACAGACCTGGCACCACacagtaaaaaataataaaaattagctTCCTCACTTGATTGCTTGTagcaattaaattaatttcaggAAAGGAGGTGGAAAAGCATAGCTTACCTTCCTTAGTTGAATGACAATATTCATTAAATTAAGGAGTTTTTTGTCATTAAGTTGTCCACGATTGTTGTCAAATAACTCAGAAAGAGATATCTTGTTCTTGATAGCTCGATAAAAAGCTTGTTGTCGTGAACTCAATTTGCAGTGCACTGTGATCTCTGTTTTCCTGGTAAGCTCTGAAACTACATCTGTTTTAACTCGACGTAGCATGAAAGGTTTTAATATTGAATGCTGTGAGAAGAATCAAAAGCACAATACAAGTCAGAAATCAATTTTTAGATGCATTCACTCGTACATTTAAAGGCAACAATGATTGCATCATCTCTTCATTAACAATATGTAAACACTAATAGCAGCAATATTAACAAAGCctatttctcaaaaaaaaaaaaaaaaagcctaaAGCTAGAAGAGACCTAAATGGTAAAAGCAAAAAAATACCCTCACAGACCTCACCAAGGTCTCAAGCTCACGAAAAGTTGATACGTCAACACATGATTTGAGGCAGCACATTTCTAATGTTAGCATTGCAAGTTAAAGCAATTGAATAATGTTgcataaaagagaatctttgaagATAAAGAAGAATCTGGGGAGGTGTTGTGGGAGAAGATCAGATTTTGGGTTACTATGTGTGTGTTCAAAGACGTCTTCTCAGATAATGTTCGGAATTGGCAGTGTATTTAGTAATATATTTCTAAAGTTCTTATCTTTTCTTTTGAATGGTTCTGCCTTCTCTAAATTAGAGTCTGGCTTAGTTTTGGTTCTGTTAGTTTGAGGAGTTTGTTTACATTTCTTCTTGTTTTTGCTATAGATTTCTCAATAGCTTGCTCCTATACCCTAATTTTGATCAAAATCAAATTATGTACAAGTCTATAATTCATTTATAGAATTTGAagagaaaaacaaaaaagaaaagaatttaCTAAGAAAAAGAGCATAATTAAAGCACTGCAAAAATGGGATGAGGAAACACTGAAAAAAAAACTATGTGTAGCTTACTGGCCAGGTCAGTTAACTAAAGGCTACTGTATTAACATGTGGCACAATATATGTAGTCTATGCTAAACCCATGATATTCCTCCACGAGAAAATAGTTTATTGACAAAGTTATACATATTCTTATTCATTTCCACTTATTAACAAAGCACCTTTAATCTAGACTACCTGAAAAACAACTGAAGTAAAAACTACCACAACATAGAGTTCATCTGTTTGTGACCCAAGGCACCGAACCAATAactataataaaaataaagagcaaaatgaaaatagaaataaaaggtAATAAGTTTACTCCAAGTTTCCATGAATTAGCATACATTCATATTGCTCATACCACTATCCTTATTCTAGACATAATAGTAACTTACAAAAACTACAATATTATAGAGTTCCAATTCTAGTGAAAAACAAGATTAGCTGTACCAAATTTGCAGAAGAATAATGAAACAACTacctgattatatgcatattattCATATGTTTTTCACAATTTAAACATTATACTTTCATGAAGTCTCAATTATATTCTCTTAGAAGAACTGTATTCTCGTCACATTTTTAACGCCTAGAATCAAGACATAAAGCATTTCTAGACATCTTTTTTGATGAATTATATGGTAGAAGTTTTAATATCCTTGCAGCACACACACACACTCACATGCATCCACACAGTTGGAACTTTCCTGACAGTGCTCGTGAAGCAATAAATATTATAAGTTCCAGAACTTACACTCCTGCCATTCGTGGCTGGAATAAGATTTCTCCTGTTTGAAATCGCTCTCTTGAAAGAGTGAACTGACCTTCTCCTGCTGCGTCAGATGATGCTCGTGTATCTTTGAGTAGCTCAGCCTCATAATCATAGGCAACATAACAGAGATTCTGTATGGAAATAAGGTCATAAATAGAACTCAGCTTCAGCAAGGTCTCCTTACAAAAATGAGAGAGAAGAGCAGTAGAAAACAAAATTGAAACATTCCACTAAAACACAGGATACTAATGGTATTAGTAGTTTAATGTACCATGAGCAAAATATTTTCTTTGAGGGTGCAAAGCTGATAGTATTAAAACAGAATAACTACAGTCAGGAAAAACGAGGATAAATATTCAACAACAATATTCTGCACTCAAGAAACAAGCAAGACTTGTACCTCTTTCAAAGTGCGAACGGTGTACAGCGATTCAAAACTAATATTGTTCTGCTGCATCAAATCCTTAAGAAACCCGGTAATTTTTAGTGCTCCCAGTCCCACAACCTCCACACCCACTTTGCGCATTACTTTACCATGTAAAACTAGAAgccgaaaaagaaaagaaaatagtaTATTTCAGATCCCCAAACATTGAATGCAACCAAGATATGATATAAAAGAAAGCACTGGAAAATCCAtagaatgaaaatgaaaaaagaagaataaaagcAGCAAGGCTGCATGGAAAGTTAAAATTGTAACTTATACTGTAGGGCTAATCAGTATATATCATAGGTAAATGAAACCTTGTTGATAGTTTAAGGAAGCATAATGcatataaaagataaaagagaAACTATCACTCCTTACTTGGAACAACTGATGTGACTTGAAACCCAATATTTACAACAATTCTTGAAGTTCTTCTAGCAGCATACAAAGCTAAAGTTGCCTACATTTTCAAAAACAGAAAATGGATAAGATCTTACAAATAAAAAACATCTATCAAAGAATCAATCGAACATTTTAAGCCAAAAGCAAAAGATCCAAATTACTCATAAACAAGCATAAGTACATAAAGCATCTCAGCTTATAGTGTTAATAAGTAAATTTGGTGCCTGTTCAGGATTGTCAACCACTCAAGTCACAGAAGCTTGCTTTACAAAAGGAAAATGAAGAATGAAAATTGGATCAAGGCCTCGAAATCTATATCCGATGGTAAATGTCATTTTTGCATGAAACAAACTAATCTTAATTCTTTACCAAAGAGGGGTAGCTCAAATGATAAGGCATATGGCTTGCTATATCACAAGGTATGAGGTTTAAGTTTCTCTTGGATACCTACATAGCAATTGTTAGCGGAAtcctagttttaaaaaaaaaaaaaaaaaattactcttatttttttagtattaaatattttagaataATAAACAGCAGCGGCAAGTTAAGGCTTAGCGAAATTTACCTGATTAATTGCACAAACAGCAGGAACATTCATGTTAAATAGTGTTGTATATATAGCTTCCTTGAGTTGCCGTCTTGATGCTTTTGCAGATTCAGTATCTGCAATAAAAAGACAGAAACCACATCATAAGGACAGAAAGTGTCTCAAACAAGAAAAACACACAATTCTCAAGTGTCTCACTAAGGAATTACACGACCAAActtcaaaaaaattgaactatCTAAATTACAGAAAAGGCAATGAATATATAGAAGCTGACCATCATAATGCAATATTGGTATAGACACAACCACTGACTGTGATGGTGCTCGTACCTCCATCCTGTAAAAGACAtatcaaatatacatatgtgagtaAAGAAGCTCATTTCATGAAAGCCAAAGCAAAGAAAAAGCTCAGGCTGGGTTTTTTCTAATATGAATATTTGTTGTTTTCATGAGGTCTTTATTGGAATAGAATGTGGATTTCAAATAAAAGTCAAGTCTTATAAAAGCTTATAACtcaatttgttatatgtatatgatcctttTTAAACCTTCACTCTGGATAACTAAGCTAAATATGGCTTCTACTCATTGGGTTCtgcatagaaaaaaaaaattggcaccTGTCATAAAATCAGTATCAGCCACAAATTAAATACATTTGTTTATCTTCCACTGCCATAGAAGAGCTGAACTCTTCAATTTGGTCTCTTGTTCATCTTTCTAGTTTGGATCTTAGCAATAAATTGTTAGCAAGAAATCTCATCTCATGCAAGAAATTGTTGTCTTCTAGATTATTAGCCTAGAAATATATAGCTCAACCTCTAAAACTATCTTGAATGCTTCATTAAACCAAAGGGCTCATATAGCATATTCTATCTGTCCAAGCTCATAATGTATATACAGTTTCTTTGTATCATTTTATCATACACTTGTGGGGCATTGACCATTAGTTCAAGAGTAACATAGACCACAGTTACCTTACACTACCTTGAacctcaatacaaacaaacattcCAAAAACTAACCTAGAACTTTttcaaagaagaaaaaaacaataGATATAAGGCAAGAAAACTTATCTCTGGAACCAGAGCAGAGGAGGTATAATGATAGACATCAGCAGGTATTTTTGGAGGGTTCGAATAATCTGTTGAGTGCAGTCATTGATTGATCGAATGTTTAATAGAAAGTTTTTTGCAAACGTCATTTTAGTAATAAGTTAAGACAAATAACTGGTTAGTTAGAACAAGTTTTAAGCTGATGCAGCAAGGTGAATCAAATTTGAGGACTAAACAAAATCATACATTTGCTACGAGTTTTTGGCTTACATTTAGAACTAAAGAGTGATTCAGTTGTTAGTGAATAGTTTATCCCCGATGAAATTGATGGCACGTGAGACATGTGTGTTGTGTTTGGGGGTGGACACTGTCATCTATGCTTCATATTGGACTAAAATTGATGGCACTGTCGATTGCAGTAGAGCCAAAGGGTTTATTTTTACTttataaaaaatgtttagaacatATCATGGAGAAATGACAAGATTTACATTATTTTCTTACTGAGATTGATTCATGACCTCTATAATATGCATAATGTTGCATTATAACAGTGTTTTAATTCTTGTGTTCTGACTGAAATCATTCTGTATTGATCAGAGCTTGGTTTGTCGGTTCCAAGGTGACTTGTGTGAAGAAGACTCACTATGGTAAGAAGCTATACTGATGAACTAGAAGAAAAGAATCTTGTAGTTTTTACTTATTAAAACTCTAGCTTATCTCTATGTAAAAAACGCAGCATACGAATTCAACACAATATCAATGAGAATTTAGAACACAAAACACAGAAAACCCTTAGAGCATGATCATTTACCTTGAGCGCGAGCCACAGCAGCCAACAAGTTAAAGATATCCAAGTGTCCATTAATTTTATTGTCTCCATCTCCAGGGAGCACAAGTCTTGAGCCGACTTCGTCTGGTTGAGTTTTCCTCCTACGCCGATTATGCCCAGCAAGCCTCCTTCTACAACTTTGCTTGCCCTCGTCAAACTCGGAAAGGGGATGAAACCTGCAAGGAGCAAGCAAGAAGATGATGAACCTCGCCGTTCTAAACAACAGAAATCTACAGCAAAAATTACCAGAGCGAACCCTCTTATTGGGTCTGGATCTGGGGCCATCCCCACAAGTGAAGCCGCCCCCCAGATTTCTGCGGAGAGTGGCATCGGTTATCTCAGGGGTTGGAGTTGCAGGGAATTCTTCCGTCTTGGCGATGTCCGCAGCGTTGACGGCGGGGGAGGCCGCAGAGTCAAGGGGCTTGGCAAGGAGTCTAACCGTGTCCCAGTCCCAGACCTTAGGGTCGAAGTTATCGACGGGATTGGAGTTTGTGAACCGCTGCTGGTAATTAGGGGCCGGATAAGGGAGATATCATTTTGAGAGAGATGAAAACAGGATCTATTCCCATAAAATTATTTTTACTTAGTAattaaaaaaaggaaagaaaaaaaacaccGCCTCCTTACATTTTAGCGGGCTCCCAAAATTTTATACCGCCTTTTTCTTTTTTGCTTTGCCTAttaccataacacttt
This genomic interval from Humulus lupulus chromosome 8, drHumLupu1.1, whole genome shotgun sequence contains the following:
- the LOC133794910 gene encoding actin-related protein 8-like produces the protein MTMEVRAPSQSVVVSIPILHYDDTESAKASRRQLKEAIYTTLFNMNVPAVCAINQATLALYAARRTSRIVVNIGFQVTSVVPILHGKVMRKVGVEVVGLGALKITGFLKDLMQQNNISFESLYTVRTLKENLCYVAYDYEAELLKDTRASSDAAGEGQFTLSRERFQTGEILFQPRMAGVIQY